The region TTCGCGTCGCCGGTGCGCGCATCGTGTCCTCGGCGACCACGGTCAGTGAAGCGCGCTGGCTGGAAGCGCAGGGCTGCGACGCGATCATCGCCCAGGGCGCCGAGGCCGGCGGCCATCGCGGGTTGTTTCTCGGCGACGAGCTCGAGATATCCACCCAGGTCGGCCTGTTCGCGCTGTTGCCGCAGGTGGTCGATGCGGTGCGGGTGCCGGTGATCGCCGCCGGCGCCATCGGCGACGCGCGTGGCATCGTCGCCGCGTTCGCGCTCGGCGCGGCGGCGGTGCAGATCGGCACCGCCTATCTGTTCTGCCCGGAGGCGAAGTTGTCGCCGCTGCATCGGCAGGCCTTGAACGAAGCGCGCGACGACCAGACCGCGCTGACCAATCTGTTCACCGGGCGTCCGGCGCGCAGCATCGTCAACCGCCTGATGCGCGAGGTGGGGCCGATGTCGGCGCTGGCGCCGGCGTTCCCGCTGGCCGGCGGCGCGCTCGCGCCTTTGCGCGCGCAGGCCGAGGCAGCCGGTGCCGCCGATTTCATGTCGTTGTGGTCGGGGCAGGCAGCGCGCCTGGGCCGCGAATTGTCGACTTACGAACTGACCCGGACCCTCGCCGAGGAAACCCTGGCGCGGTTGCGGCGCTGACGGTCGGCTGCGCCGCGGCACGCCGACCGTCGCGCGAAAACTGAGACCCAGAGCGGGTTCTTGCGCCTGTTGGCGGTAGCGTCGTGGCTGCTAAGCTCGGCCGAACCGCCGGTCGGCGCCGCGGCGCTCTGCGCGAGCGGGCAGGCCTCGTCGTGTTGCACATCGCGATGCCGGCGGCCGAATTCCTCAGGTCGTTCCGTCGTCGGCCATCGACCGTTGCGGACCGGCCCGGGGCGAAGTTTCCTCGCGGGGCCGATCGAGGAGGGAGGGGATCGCGACGGATGCGCGCTCGATGCCGGCGCATGCGACCGAAGCGTTCGCCTTCCGCACGGATCGGATAAGGATGGTCTGATGCGTTTGTTGTGTTCCGCCTCGCGCCTGAACCGCGAGGCCGTGGCGAGCACGGGCTCGAAACGCCGCCGTTGGGCGATGATCGCCCTGCTGGCGGTCTGCGAGGTGTCCTGGGCGCAGGGCGTATTGGTCGGTTGTCCGGGGTCCACCCCTGCGCGCGCGCTGCCCGAGCCGGCGCTGTGCCTGCAGCGGGCGAAGCTGGCGCCGGCGCAGGCCGCCGGCGAGAGCGGGGTCAAGGCTTTGTTCGCGCGGTCCAAGGCGCAACTCGATGCCGGCCATATCGAGGACGCCGAGCGCTCGCTCGATTGCGCCGAGGCGGTGATCGGCGGCGAGGGCAATGCCGCCCTGCGCTACGAACTGGAGCGGCGGCGCGGCATCCTCGACTTCCGCCGCGAATGGATCCCGCAGGCGCTGGCACGGTTCGAGTGCGCGGCGAGCTTGTCGAGCGCGCTCGACGATTCCGCCGCGACTGCGCGCGACCTCAGCAACGTCGGCGCCGCACTGCGCCGTCTCGGCGACTTCCGCGGCGCCTTGCGCAGCCTGACCGCCAGTCTCGACCTGCAGCGCAAGCGCGGCGAGGTGTCCGGCGCGGTCTTGAACAACATCGCCGACGTCTACCGCGAACTGCGCGAGACCGACACGGCGATGCGTTATTACCGCGAGGCGCTGGCTTCGTACCGGGCCAAGGGCGAGCCGGTCGAGGCCGCGCACGTGCTGGAGACGATGGCCGAGCTGGCGCTCGACAGCGGCGATGCGCCGCAGGCCTCGGCCTGGTTGCAGGAGGCGCTGAGCGTGTACCGCGCCGGCGGCAACCGCGTTTACGAGTTGCGCGTGCACGACGGCCTGACCCGGGTTGCATTGGCGCAGGGCGATCTGGCCCAGGCGCAGCGTTGGAGCGCCGCCGCCCTGGCCCTGTCGGATACCTGGAAGCTGCCGCTGCCGCCGGCGCTGCAGTTGCAGATCGCCCGTACCGCGCAGTTGTCGGGTGCGACCGCCGCCGCGACCACGCGCTTGCGCGAAGCCCTGGCGACGATGCCCGAAGGCGACCCGATGCGGGTGCCGTTGCTGCAGGAACTGGCCACCGCGCAGGAACGCGCCGGCGATGCGCCGGCCGCCAACGCTACTTTGCGCGATGCCTACAGCAAGGCGATCGCGCTGGCGCACGCCCAACACGACCGCCAGTTGGACTGGTTGCGGGTCCGTTTCGAGTCGGCCGAGCAGCAACGCACCATCGCCGCGCTCGAAAGCGAAAACCGTCTGCGCAGCGCGCAGTTTCGCCAGCGCACCCTGTTGTTGGGTTTCGCCGCGGTGCTGGCGGTCGCGGTGTTGCTCGGCTTCTTGCTGTTGCAGCAGCGCCGGCATCAGCGCGCGCGTTTGCGCGAGGAGGCGCAGCGGGTGCGCCACGAAGAGGAACTCGCCCGTTACCGGCGCGAAGCGGACGCTTTGGCCGAAGACCGCAGTCTGTTGCAGGGCTTGCTCGACAGCCGCGACGAGCCGTTGTGCCTGCTCGA is a window of Lysobacter antibioticus DNA encoding:
- a CDS encoding NAD(P)H-dependent flavin oxidoreductase is translated as MWPDRRIQDLFGIQLPIVQAPMAGPTLADMVIGAAQAGALGSLPCALLSVEQAYEQCRLIRAATDRPLNLNFFCHRPAPADAGRESAWRERLAPYYREFGLDPAMPVPASDRTPFGDAYCELVEEVRPEVVSFHFGLPEPRLLDRVRVAGARIVSSATTVSEARWLEAQGCDAIIAQGAEAGGHRGLFLGDELEISTQVGLFALLPQVVDAVRVPVIAAGAIGDARGIVAAFALGAAAVQIGTAYLFCPEAKLSPLHRQALNEARDDQTALTNLFTGRPARSIVNRLMREVGPMSALAPAFPLAGGALAPLRAQAEAAGAADFMSLWSGQAARLGRELSTYELTRTLAEETLARLRR
- a CDS encoding tetratricopeptide repeat protein — encoded protein: MRLLCSASRLNREAVASTGSKRRRWAMIALLAVCEVSWAQGVLVGCPGSTPARALPEPALCLQRAKLAPAQAAGESGVKALFARSKAQLDAGHIEDAERSLDCAEAVIGGEGNAALRYELERRRGILDFRREWIPQALARFECAASLSSALDDSAATARDLSNVGAALRRLGDFRGALRSLTASLDLQRKRGEVSGAVLNNIADVYRELRETDTAMRYYREALASYRAKGEPVEAAHVLETMAELALDSGDAPQASAWLQEALSVYRAGGNRVYELRVHDGLTRVALAQGDLAQAQRWSAAALALSDTWKLPLPPALQLQIARTAQLSGATAAATTRLREALATMPEGDPMRVPLLQELATAQERAGDAPAANATLRDAYSKAIALAHAQHDRQLDWLRVRFESAEQQRTIAALESENRLRSAQFRQRTLLLGFAAVLAVAVLLGFLLLQQRRHQRARLREEAQRVRHEEELARYRREADALAEDRSLLQGLLDSRDEPLCLLDAEGQVLAVNRAGRLWLGAGEDEILVGQPVSVFVGETGRAALASALERMEDSAGQRVQIAAREGAPLVATLEPWSGGDGLILLAPHDREVAASPAPSLSPVEIAAEPADAGVEPSVRDGFRRSLVELMLASIEAWERTTGTSRLEFAEKSRIWRVNIDDGRLRARALERYLTVAKLPRNPRWRDVLRSAYFVLGRCDGLAPETRVSLQHCVDAVLAYTRRDALV